A genomic region of Trichothermofontia sichuanensis B231 contains the following coding sequences:
- a CDS encoding esterase-like activity of phytase family protein, whose translation MNSFRAGHRLGRYLVLVLLCGLLGACGLPQVKAIDRLFLKVNLTFLDATELPAQQFDKTPVGGLSAITYDRQRDRYYVLSDDRSDQAPARFYTLQIDLDMTQPDAPAFGPITIEAVTSLQNELGDPYAPGSLDPEGIALTPQDTLWISSEGVSRDGIEPFISEFELATGRWRRSLPIPQRFRPHTKGKQVLGIRDNLGFESLTVSPIGTVASQGEPLRLFTATEAALSQDWDPNPPANSEAPPRGDRTRLLHYYIGEGPPLLIAEHLYPLDPPPPLALAHGLVELLALDQGGHFLALERSFGGLGFGAKLFQITLGGASDITPIASLKDPLPKLTPIRKQLLLDLSDLDLVLDNLEGMTLGPQLPNGHQSLLLISDNNFSENQTTQLLLFELSFN comes from the coding sequence ATGAACAGTTTTCGTGCTGGCCACCGGCTAGGCCGGTACCTGGTGCTGGTATTGCTCTGCGGTTTGTTGGGAGCCTGTGGCTTGCCCCAGGTGAAAGCGATCGATCGGCTGTTTCTGAAGGTCAATCTCACGTTCCTCGATGCCACTGAACTCCCGGCTCAACAGTTTGACAAAACCCCCGTCGGCGGCTTGTCCGCCATTACCTACGATCGTCAACGCGATCGTTACTATGTCCTCTCCGACGATCGCAGTGACCAGGCTCCGGCCCGCTTCTATACGCTTCAGATAGATCTGGACATGACCCAACCGGATGCCCCAGCCTTCGGGCCGATCACGATTGAAGCAGTCACCTCCCTCCAGAACGAACTGGGTGACCCCTATGCACCTGGGAGCCTTGATCCAGAAGGGATTGCCCTAACACCACAAGACACGCTCTGGATTAGCAGCGAAGGGGTCAGCCGGGATGGGATTGAGCCATTTATTAGCGAATTTGAACTGGCAACTGGACGCTGGCGGCGCAGTTTGCCCATTCCCCAGCGCTTTCGACCCCATACAAAGGGGAAGCAAGTCCTGGGTATCCGCGATAACCTGGGGTTTGAATCTTTAACCGTCAGTCCAATCGGTACCGTAGCAAGCCAGGGTGAACCCCTACGCCTGTTTACTGCTACTGAAGCAGCACTGAGTCAGGACTGGGATCCCAACCCACCTGCTAATTCAGAGGCACCGCCTAGGGGCGATCGCACTCGCTTGCTACACTACTACATCGGTGAAGGGCCGCCATTGCTAATTGCAGAGCATCTTTATCCGCTCGATCCGCCCCCCCCACTGGCGCTTGCCCACGGTCTGGTTGAACTCCTGGCCCTGGATCAGGGGGGACACTTCCTAGCCCTAGAACGCAGTTTTGGCGGGCTGGGGTTTGGGGCCAAACTCTTCCAGATCACCCTAGGCGGCGCCAGTGACATCACCCCGATCGCGAGTCTCAAAGATCCCCTGCCCAAGCTCACGCCTATCCGTAAACAACTACTCCTCGACCTAAGTGATCTGGATCTGGTGCTGGATAACCTAGAGGGCATGACTTTGGGACCTCAACTGCCCAACGGTCATCAAAGCCTGCTCCTAATCAGTGACAATAACTTTAGCGAAAACCAAACGACCCAGCTTCTGCTTTTTGAATTAAGTTTCAACTGA
- a CDS encoding YkvA family protein, which translates to MRFSIQSVYQWYRSLIRNPKYRGWVILATIAYLVFPIDISPDIFPIVGEIDDVIIATLLVAEVSQLAVDWVKGRTGPQAHMARPPVGVAVDHPGQTVEVEASPLP; encoded by the coding sequence ATGCGCTTTTCAATTCAGTCTGTGTATCAGTGGTATCGGAGTCTGATTCGCAATCCCAAGTACCGGGGTTGGGTGATTCTGGCGACGATCGCCTATCTGGTGTTCCCTATCGATATTTCTCCCGATATTTTCCCGATCGTGGGTGAGATTGATGATGTCATCATTGCTACCTTACTCGTTGCGGAAGTCTCTCAATTGGCTGTGGATTGGGTCAAGGGGCGCACGGGTCCTCAAGCCCATATGGCCAGACCACCGGTAGGTGTGGCAGTCGATCATCCTGGCCAAACGGTAGAGGTAGAAGCGTCACCTTTACCCTAG
- a CDS encoding Dethiobiotin synthetase, with translation MTIANAMDFKTAQDYLLLQAGRQPAVQEEVFLDRLQRGQPPIPGQVTSILLALKVILEGLRQAEYLDRELACALHLLAYESRQFYTAGLQANVIWPPLLNEDLERIARLVKQIFLNT, from the coding sequence ATGACTATAGCTAACGCAATGGACTTCAAAACGGCTCAGGATTATTTACTGCTACAAGCGGGTCGTCAGCCTGCGGTTCAGGAGGAGGTATTTCTCGATCGTCTTCAGCGCGGTCAGCCGCCGATTCCGGGTCAGGTCACCTCGATCCTGCTGGCCCTCAAGGTCATTTTGGAGGGTTTGCGGCAGGCAGAATACCTCGATCGCGAATTGGCCTGTGCCTTACACTTACTGGCCTATGAGAGTCGCCAGTTTTATACGGCTGGTTTGCAAGCTAATGTGATTTGGCCCCCCTTATTAAACGAAGACCTGGAACGGATTGCCCGACTGGTGAAACAGATTTTCCTGAATACCTGA